In Amia ocellicauda isolate fAmiCal2 chromosome 3, fAmiCal2.hap1, whole genome shotgun sequence, the DNA window AAGGAAGATCCGGAGACGTAGAACAGAGAGAAGGCTAGGGTCGATACACAGGTAAACAGGATTTCAGTAATAATGCTCAGAATTCCTGCTGCAATGtgtcatattaaaaaaaatatatctaattTGGATTTGAACAGCCTCTCATGGTTAGTACAGGAGTCTTAACACTGTATCTTACGCTGTATCATTTATGTTCGTTCCCATAATCGGTGTTCCAAAAACACTTGTACAATATTCTATTCATACTATTTAATGGTGAATCTCAACGTTCTCCTTGTGATTTctgccattgtttttttttaattccgacTGGAATGTGGAACTATATTTACTGACTCATCACACTCGAAACATATGGGTAGAGGGCTGTATTGATCGAGTTCTCACACAGAGGGGTGAGATGAGAGCAAAGATGGCTGTGCCCATGGGTGAGCATGACTCTcctaaacaaaaagaaaaacacaagaaacactGTGATTATATGTGTACCATACATATCAACTGAGTGATGAATGAAGGAGTACAGCCTGTGTTGACCGGACATTAGCTAAAGTGGTAAAGTCCCACCAGCCAAAAGACCTGGAGGAGGCCATCAGGCTCACGGAGAACCACCTCACTGCTCGGGATGATTAAACCTCCCGACGCTCTGTCACAGACGCTCCCCAACCCATTCCCAAGACCCTCTCGGGCCCGACTCGCCTGGATATCGATGTGACTCTGGAAACTCCAACTCATAAACCTGCCTCTCCCCAACCCACTTCCCCTTTCCCTCCTGTCCGTCCCAAACACAAACCCGTCTCTTTAGCACCCTCCTTTTCGCTCTGTCCCAGTACTGTGCGGTCCCCTGGAACAGCTACGGTGACATGTTGGCGTTGGTGGACAGCCTGGACCTCGCCAGGCTAAATGTCCAGTGATGGAAGTGGATTACTACACCTTTTGTGCTGCTCGCCCCCCCGCTCACCCTGGTTCAGCAAAAGACTTCACGGTACCAGTAAGAATTGAGGGACGTAAAGTCAAGGCCCTCCTGAACTCTGGCTGTAATAAAACGCTAGTCCAGGATGGTCTGGCTCCTCGGGTCAAAGGCAGGCAAGGCACTAAAATTGCTATTAGGTGTATTCAGAGAGACATACACTGGTATCCCATGACCCAGGTAACCATGGTTAATGGTTAGGAAATGTATAAGATGAACGTGGGGCTTGGCTCTCGTATGCCACTCCCGGTAGTACTAGGGAAGGATTGTTCTGAATTTCTGTCTAATATTATagatcctaggctctcattCTTTGATTTGGCTGGAGCACACTTGGGACATGGCTCTGGGGACAAATCACCCTTGGTGGCTGCAGGTAATGAGTGAGGAGGGGACAGCCTTCACTCCAACTCCAGTCGTGTAGCAGCCAACAGTATTCTATTGGACCCAGGGGAAGGAACGAGTTCTTGGGCTCACcagctctctccttcttccaatGGGAAAACCGACACCTCCAGTATAGCCCCAAACGCTGCCTTCTAATGTGATTTTGATTTCGCTCAATGCTGGTGCGTCCAGCAACATCCTAGTTGTGATTGAATAAGCACATATTAGACAAAGAAGATCACTAAATGAATGTCTAAAACATGATCAGGGACCATAGCACTTTATAAGGGCCCTGTGTTTTAGTTGATCATGTCACATGACCAGAATTTGAAGCTTTCTTTAATGGGTTTTCATCAAAGTATCCTCTTTATGTTCATGTCAGGCTTTCTTTTATGTTGCTGTCTGCATTTGTGAAGGAGTATATTACCAATTCCGGGAGAGTACATTGCTGACAGATCACATCTACTGCCTGTCATGTGTTCTCCCTCGAATTCACCATTGCCTAATTAGTCTACCGTTAGACTGGTCCttgttgatgtttttatatatataataaatgtgtTCCTTGGACACTCCTGTTTGCTAGCTTCGACCCCTGCCTGTTTCCAGGTTTTGTTCACATCCGCGCTTAGGTTTCCCTTCCCTGTCAGTCTCCCCGTGACTTCAGCAGTACAGTAATGCTAGATATGTGCCAGTATGCACGTTTTCTCTCTACCTGCCTCATCTTTGACTACTGTGCTGTTGTCTGCAGCTGCAGTAGGACCAGAATTTCTTTTAAACAACTTTGTTAATTTGGCACATTTTGCAGTTTCTGGATCAAGAGCCTTTTTTATTCTCTCTTGCATTTTTTGACACCACCTTTTCGTTTCTTCCAATCCGTCTCTAATGAATGACAGTGAAAGCGAGTCTCAGGAGTGTTTGACTTTGAATGTGAATTTGGATAACCATGAGCTCAGCCTTGTTCTTAGCCAATCAGAAAGCCGGGCTGGCCCATTGATCTTAGTATCATGGCTGGCCAAATGCTCATTATGAGAAAATCATAAATATTTCTTCTACTGCGGCCAACCGAACTAAAAACTGGTCCGGCCCATCTGGCATTTGCCATGATACACTCACATCttataacatttacatttctcttGTATACCCCATATATAATTCATAGACTACAaagtgtatatgtatgcattgAACAGTAGAGTACTAATAGAGTAGTTGGAATActttacaataaaagagtgaaTTTTGTAACTGcactaaatgtttaatttaattaccaCTGTTTCAGTAGGTGTTCAGTAGTACTattctatattttgtttttgtatttggtctttaattacacatatttattgatttatcacagctgtgattattttgtttcttttgtaaaactTTCTAATTGCCCCTATAATCTCCTCTGTTTTTAACGTATAAATGATAGGGTTCAGCATTGGAGGAATGGTGGAGGACAAGGATGTACATATTATCCTGGTATTTGGATGAATAACAGACATGAATGCAGCAACGTATGTGATGGAAAAAGGCAGATAACACATTATTACTAAGATAAAATGGGAGGTGCAGGTTTTCATTGCTTTTAACCGTTCCTCACCTGATGCTATTTTTAACAGTGCAGATAGTATACACACATAAGACAGCACAATCAGAGAGAAAGGTACAAAGCAAATTACTGCAATACAGATGATTGCATGAATGTAATTTGGGAAATAGTCATTACAGGCAATACGATACATAGGCCCATGATCACAGAAATAGCTCTCTATGACAATGGATCTGCAATATGATAGCCTGGTGATTAAAAGTACAAGAGTTATGATTAGGGTTGCTGTGAAAACCCAGACACATGCTATAATCACAAGCATTGAAGAATTTGTCATAATGATGTGATATCTCAGTGGAAAGCATATAGCAACAAACCTGTCATAGGCTAGTACAGCAAGAGTGAGTGACTGCATGGaggtaaataaatgaacaaagaaCATATTTGCCAAGCAGGCTTCATATGTGATGAACTGAGAATCAAAGAGAAAGGTGTCAATTAACCTAGGAATAAGAGCTGTGCTTTCACAGATGTCAATCACAGCTAAATTTAAAACTGCAACATATTTAGGCGTATGAAGACTTCGTTCTGTGTATATAATGAATATGATGAAAACATTTGCAAACACTGTTACAGCATAAACACAACACAGGAAAATGTAATAGTACTTCACATGTGGGATGTTGGAAAAGCCATTGATGTAAAAGAACTGAGGCCGAACAAATGCAGCATTGGGAGAAACTGTTGAATTCAAGGAGCTCATGGCAGACTGTTTTTCCTTTGACCTGCAAACAGATTTGAAGgtaaactgaataaaaaaatgcagattttttttaaaatcaGTAGTAAGATTAAATGGCAAATTGTTTGCTCTATTGAATTCTACTTTCaatgattaataatatatacagtatataataaagtgatgtgtgtgtgtgtgtgtgtgtgtgtgtatgtgtatttgtatatgtatatgtatatatatatatatatatatatatatatatatatatatatataatgttaggGCTGgctgattatatttttaattgcaattAATCTACATTTTTCACTGTTTAATCAAGATTAATTAATTGTGTTATCACTTGTTGAAATTACACATCATATTTACATATGTGAGTTCAGTTCTACCAGAATAATAATCCCAAGGAAATTATTCAATCAAATCTTGATTTAATAAGAATTCCAGCAATTCAGCACaaaatttttaaaaacaaaacaaaacaaaacaaactgtcaCAAGAGGTTACCATATTCTCAAGAGTTTCCTGCTTCTTCATAAAGGTCGCATTTTTCAGaacaacatggaaaaaaaatcatctgtttcttattaatttattacatatattatataaaaggCTAATACAGTAACACAGCCAGGAATTTGcggagggggaaaaaatgagGACAAAGAAGAATTAGGAATGAATGGTAGAGGGTCTAGGAAAAAATCACATATCAACCAacattatgcaggcaaactagaTGCGGTTTCTGTTACTTCTGGTTTCCGACAACATCTCTATAAACATCTCCATTATGTATGTACAGGTGCACTAGCCCATGAAAtctttcttctgtcatagtggagagcaaatatgttttgagtagttttagTGCACTGAATGATCGCTCCCCTGTTGCTGTCGTGACTGGTATAGTATATGAGCATGTTACAAACTACATAACCATCAGAAAACATCAGTTCAGCATTAACCTTTGTACATCAGGAGACGTGCCTATTTGGTGTAGCAGACATAACACTCTACTGCAAGCGGGGAGCTCCGACCTCCAAAATAATCACTTTAGCCACTGGGCTAATATGTTTAGTTTGATAGTTTCCTTcacttatttaaattatttaacattatttatctCTCGCTGGCTTCCACTGGAATGCACCTTCTTGAACATCTTCCTAAGAATTCAAGTAGCTTTAGCCACTGTATAATACTATGAAATGCTTGAAATAAGGTTGTAAGTTGAAGATCCATGTCTATATTAATCTGATATTAACAtcttttaaactttttaatcaaataccCCACCGATCTGCAGCGATAGTTTGACTTTTTAAACTTCTATATTGAGTCATTAAACAAAGTATACTGAGAAGAGacagctatttattattattattattattattattattattattattatttaaatactgCATATGTCCAGATTGTGAGTACATGGTTTAATAGTATAGCATTGTATTCATGTAATTCATtcatcatttatttttggaaagtTTCTGCCAAACATATAGGTGTTTTAGTACATTATGGAGACATTGTGCAATGGATTATGGGATCAGTTCCTCGAGTACTTTTATAATCACATTTTAGACATAACCAGCCAAATAATGCCTTATTTGGACTTCAAAACTAAACATACTGTGTATATTATAAAAACATTACTTGCTTCACAAAACTTTATACAGTGTCTACCCAATAAAGGTCTCAGGGTAAGAAAAACGTATGGAGACAACAATAGGGGGACACACTGgttatatctttatatataagTGTGTTCTATTTCattgcaaaaactaaaaacaggtcTTTTATCAAAGCATAGTATgttcataataatataattacattatttcagCATATACACTCATGTCTCGAAAGGTCCGAATTTTATATTTGTCTCCGTAATGAAGGTtacaggttatatatatatatatatatatatatatatatatatatatatatatatatatatatatatctgcccTGCGGGAGTGTTACTCTCAGTGGCTTATctctgaattaataaataaatacatataaagctCTGCCAGCAGCATTACATCAGTAGCATCAGAAACCACTTGCTACAGCAACACCAGCTtatatacaataaaatgtatacaatgtaTTATACTACATATAGTACATAGTAATGTAGTATTGatatgaatttaatttaagtaCATTCAGATACATATTTGCATTAAATTGTTGAAATATCTcaaaaaataattcatttatttttttattttgtcagaaTAATTCTAAGCTCGATGGTTTAGCTAAAACATGTTTTCACATTGACCCCTTTACTAATTGCATATCACAACCCAATACTACatgttcctttaaaaaaacacctctgaaacaccaaacaagcaaaATCAAATTATTAAAGGATCCTTGTCTGATACTCACCAGGCTGTAACAAGTGGGTTTTGACAATGCaggtacaataataaaaatgaatctaatcaaacacaattatctttaaaagctgcccatttgttttctttgtaacGCAAATAAAAAGTCCTGTCAGATCAGCAAAGTGAATGTATTTGTATCAGCAGACCAGAAcctattttaaaaacatcactTGATGACACATCACATTGCAATCCTGCAGGGAAACAGTGTGGAATTCTCTGGTCTCTTTGACCTGTACTCCTGAGACATTAGTTTGTTGATTCAGATGTGTGTAGgtgtaaaaggaaaaaatagacTGTGACTCAACTAGACATTTTACAGATGCAGGGTTGTAACACAGTACGAGGagtagaggtcttcacgggtccacGTACGGGTTCGGGTCCATATTTTAAACGGGCAGCACGGTCCAGGTCGGGTCCTATTCTTGTACTTCGGGTTCCAAggtctgtttaacattgtgtgtattACCCGAGTGACTCGATGACTTTACCAATTGACGATTGGCTGTTTTATTTAGAAGGCGGGACTCATTCTGTGTTTGACAGATGATGTAAGCCGAAGTGCATTATGGGGGTTTGCGCGATTTTTGTGGATATCGTGGTTTGAGTTCGGTCGTATTGTATCTAAATCTATGGCCGACGCGTCTCAGAGCACAATGACAGCACTTTAGTAATACTAACGTCAGCGCCGTGGCACTGAACCAGCATCGCTATTATAGTTCAAAAGGGCAAACAGTGGAAGTTGTCGTATTATGTGAGATACAAAAAACTGCAAAGCTGCAAAGTCGCGTTTGTCCTCCGCCACCGTGAAAGCAAGTGGGCTTTTGAACTAAAATAAT includes these proteins:
- the LOC136747188 gene encoding olfactory receptor 51E2-like yields the protein MSSLNSTVSPNAAFVRPQFFYINGFSNIPHVKYYYIFLCCVYAVTVFANVFIIFIIYTERSLHTPKYVAVLNLAVIDICESTALIPRLIDTFLFDSQFITYEACLANMFFVHLFTSMQSLTLAVLAYDRFVAICFPLRYHIIMTNSSMLVIIACVWVFTATLIITLVLLITRLSYCRSIVIESYFCDHGPMYRIACNDYFPNYIHAIICIAVICFVPFSLIVLSYVCILSALLKIASGEERLKAMKTCTSHFILVIMCYLPFSITYVAAFMSVIHPNTRIICTSLSSTIPPMLNPIIYTLKTEEIIGAIRKFYKRNKIITAVINQ